CACCCAGATAGACGATGCGGGCGACGCCCATCTCCTTCGCGGCCGCCGCGACGTTGCCTGCCGCCGTCCGCTCGGCGTCCGCGAAGTCCGAAGCCGTGCCCATCGAGTGGACCAGGTAGTACAGGACGTCGACGCCGTCGAAGGCCTCCCGCAGCGACTCGGGCTCGGCGAGATCTCCACGCACCACCTCCACGTCGTCGCGCCACGGCACCGCCGAGAGCTTGTCGGGGTTGCGCACCAGCGTGCGCACCTGATGGCCCTCGGCGAGCAGCACCGGCGTCAACCGGCTGCCGATGTAGCCGGTGGCACCGGTGACCAGACAGCGAGACAGAGCCGTCTCCTTCCCTTCGTCGACCCATATGTGATTCGGAGCCGCGCCGCGTTCGGATTGCCCGAACCAGCGCGCAGGAAACGATCGCGTGGGGTCCGCGTGGCCTCGGTGTCAAGGTCCGGCTGTCGAGCCACCGCGCCGACCGGTAGATTGAGGCGCGATGACCGATCGTGCTGAAGACCCCGTTGTTCCTGCCATCTCGTACGCGTCGGCCGGGGTCGACATCGAAGCGGGCGATCGTGCTGTGGAACTGTTCAAGCCGCTCGCGGCGAAGGCGACCCGGCCCGAGGTCCGTGGTGGCCTCGGCGGCTTCGCGGGCCTGTTCGCCCTGCGCAGTGGCTACCGTGAGCCCCTTTTGGCCTCGTCGACGGACGGCGTGGGCACCAAGCTCGCCGTCGCACAGGCCATGGACAAACACGACACCGTCGGCCTCGACCTGGTCGCGATGGTGGTCGACGACCTCGTGGTCTGTGGTGCCGAGCCGCTGTTCCTGCAGGACTACATCGCCGTGGGCCGCACGGTCCCCGAGCGGGTGCAGGCCATCGTGGCCGGCATCGCCGAGGGATGTGTGCAGGCCGGGTGTGCTCTGCTGGGCGGCGAGACGGCCGAACATCCCGGGCTGATGGAGCCCGACCACTACGACATCTCCGCCACGGGCGTCGGCGTCGTCGAGGCCGACAACGTGCTGGGCCCCGACCGCGTCCGTCCCGGCGACGTGATCATCGCGATGGGGTCCTCAGGCCTGCACTCCAACGGCTATTCACTGGCCCGCAAGGTGCTGCTCGAGATTGACCGGATGAACCTGGCCGGCCACGTCGAGGAGTTCGGCCGCACGCTCGGTGAAGAACTCCTGGAGCCAACCCGGATCTACGCCAAGGACTGCCTGGCCCTGGCGGCCGAGACTCAGGTCCGCACGTTCTGCCACGTCACCGGCGGCGGGCTCGCGGGCAACCTGGAACGCGTCATGCCTCCGGGCCTGGTGGCCGAGCTTGATCGCGGCACCTGGACGCCCGCACCGGTGTTCGGGATGATCGCGCAGCGCGGACGGATCGAGCGCGCCGAGATGGAGAAGACGTTCAACATGGGCGTCGGCATGGTGGCCGTCGTCGCGCCGGAGGACACCGACCGCGCGTTGGCCATCCTGACCGCCCGCCATCTGAACTGCTGGACGCTCGGCACTGTCAACAAGGGCACCAAGGACGGCGAGCGCGCCACGCTGGTGGGCCGCCACCCGCGGTTCTAGACACCCGCAGTTCTAGACACCCGCTGTGCTCGGCATCCGCGGTCGGTCAACACCCGCTGTGCTCGGCATCCGCGGGTCGGTCAATCTGCGCGCGG
The DNA window shown above is from Mycolicibacterium confluentis and carries:
- the purM gene encoding phosphoribosylformylglycinamidine cyclo-ligase codes for the protein MTDRAEDPVVPAISYASAGVDIEAGDRAVELFKPLAAKATRPEVRGGLGGFAGLFALRSGYREPLLASSTDGVGTKLAVAQAMDKHDTVGLDLVAMVVDDLVVCGAEPLFLQDYIAVGRTVPERVQAIVAGIAEGCVQAGCALLGGETAEHPGLMEPDHYDISATGVGVVEADNVLGPDRVRPGDVIIAMGSSGLHSNGYSLARKVLLEIDRMNLAGHVEEFGRTLGEELLEPTRIYAKDCLALAAETQVRTFCHVTGGGLAGNLERVMPPGLVAELDRGTWTPAPVFGMIAQRGRIERAEMEKTFNMGVGMVAVVAPEDTDRALAILTARHLNCWTLGTVNKGTKDGERATLVGRHPRF